Proteins found in one Sporosarcina sp. FSL K6-3457 genomic segment:
- a CDS encoding CvpA family protein, which produces MLDLLILFLLFGGLVTGFRRGLIVQVIHMTGFIVALIVAYTYYKQLAEKFVLWIPYPGVTAGSKLSMTVDQLDLDETFYHLLAFVLIFLVVKFGLQLVASMFDFLKYLPVLGFVARFAGAMFGFIEFYILIFLVLYLLAMVPIDFVQGLLSKSLLTKTMFEHTPVFSEMVKNWWFIYKK; this is translated from the coding sequence ATGCTTGATTTACTTATCTTATTCCTCCTATTCGGGGGGCTCGTCACTGGTTTTAGACGAGGACTGATTGTCCAAGTTATACATATGACGGGATTTATCGTAGCACTTATTGTTGCTTATACGTATTATAAACAACTTGCGGAGAAATTTGTCCTCTGGATTCCCTATCCGGGCGTGACGGCTGGCTCTAAGCTATCTATGACGGTTGACCAACTCGATTTAGATGAGACGTTTTATCATTTGTTGGCATTTGTCCTTATTTTTCTAGTCGTCAAATTTGGCTTGCAATTAGTGGCATCTATGTTCGATTTTTTGAAATACTTACCTGTCTTAGGTTTCGTTGCGCGATTTGCAGGAGCAATGTTTGGGTTCATCGAGTTTTATATACTCATTTTCCTAGTACTCTATCTGCTTGCAATGGTACCAATAGACTTTGTTCAGGGGCTGTTAAGCAAATCATTGCTTACGAAGACGATGTTTGAACACACACCGGTGTTTTCTGAAATGGTGAAAAATTGGTGGTTCATTTACAAAAAGTAA
- the zapA gene encoding cell division protein ZapA has translation MTDEQKTRITVDIYGQTYTIVGTETSSHVRLVASMVDDRMREISARNPYLDSSKIAVLTAVNSVHDYLKLKEQVEQIEEELNKLKG, from the coding sequence TTGACAGACGAACAGAAGACACGCATAACCGTTGACATTTACGGACAGACTTATACAATTGTCGGTACCGAAACTAGCAGTCATGTGCGGTTGGTCGCCTCGATGGTTGATGACAGGATGAGGGAGATCAGTGCCCGCAACCCGTATCTTGACAGTTCAAAAATCGCTGTGCTCACCGCTGTTAATAGTGTACATGATTATCTTAAATTAAAAGAGCAAGTTGAACAAATAGAAGAAGAATTGAATAAGTTGAAGGGTTGA
- the rnhC gene encoding ribonuclease HIII: MSNQVILVDDQGLKKVIAHYASSKIVRNAPGVVFAAKLTDTTITAYKSGKVLFQGGGSEREAARWGKAEGNKTSTKATTKGDTLPINLAQLSVVGSDETGTGDFFGPVTVAACFVRADQVELVRELGVKDSKQLTDDLMRKIAPDLQATLIYSVLTLENAKYNEVQARGWSQGKIKALLHNQALKHVLRKMDGEKPDYILIDQFAERGIYYNHIKNEAEIIRENVLFSTKAEGLHMSVAAASIIARVAFLEEMDRLSKIAGVDLPKGAGAKVDEVAAKILLKSGEETLKSLTKWHFANAGKAKAIAARKRK; the protein is encoded by the coding sequence TTGAGTAATCAAGTCATTTTAGTAGATGATCAAGGTTTAAAAAAAGTAATAGCACACTATGCTTCTTCAAAAATTGTCCGCAATGCGCCCGGTGTTGTTTTTGCAGCAAAGCTAACAGATACAACGATTACAGCATACAAATCCGGTAAAGTCCTCTTTCAAGGTGGCGGGTCCGAAAGAGAAGCAGCTCGTTGGGGCAAAGCGGAAGGGAATAAAACATCTACAAAAGCGACAACAAAAGGCGACACTTTACCTATTAACCTAGCCCAACTCTCTGTCGTTGGGTCGGACGAAACGGGCACCGGTGATTTCTTTGGTCCTGTAACGGTTGCCGCGTGCTTTGTCCGTGCTGACCAAGTCGAACTCGTGCGTGAACTCGGCGTCAAGGATTCAAAGCAGTTAACCGATGACCTTATGCGAAAAATCGCTCCTGATTTGCAGGCGACGCTTATTTACAGTGTGCTGACATTGGAAAATGCTAAGTACAATGAAGTGCAGGCTCGTGGCTGGTCGCAAGGGAAAATCAAAGCACTTCTTCATAACCAAGCACTCAAGCATGTTCTACGAAAAATGGACGGGGAAAAACCTGATTATATTTTGATTGACCAATTTGCGGAACGTGGTATTTATTATAATCATATTAAAAATGAGGCTGAGATTATTCGAGAGAATGTACTCTTTTCAACCAAGGCGGAAGGTCTGCATATGTCCGTTGCCGCAGCATCCATTATTGCACGCGTAGCGTTTTTAGAAGAGATGGATCGACTGAGCAAAATTGCGGGCGTCGATCTACCAAAAGGCGCAGGAGCCAAAGTGGATGAGGTTGCCGCTAAGATTTTATTGAAAAGTGGAGAAGAAACGTTGAAATCTTTAACCAAATGGCACTTCGCCAATGCGGGGAAAGCGAAGGCTATTGCTGCGAGGAAGCGAAAGTAA
- the pheT gene encoding phenylalanine--tRNA ligase subunit beta, with translation MLVSTKWLSDYVNIEGIAEAELAEKITRAGIEVDSIIDRSQGMTNVVVGYVKECVKHPEADKLNICQVDVGEEVTQIICGAANIAEGQKVIVARPGAVLPGNFKIKKAKLRGEESNGMICSLQELAVEGKLVPKAYAEGIYVLPETAVPGENALPLIGLDDIVLEFDLTPNRSDALSMLGVAYEVGAILSQGIQLPETTYTESAEKAEDVLKLRIDALADNPMYVAKVVKNVKIAESPLWLQNRLMAAGVRPHNNVVDITNYVLMEYGQPLHAFDYDRLGTGEIVVRLAEEGEKITTLDETERTLKSHNLVITNGKEPVAIAGVMGGLNSEVHDGTTTVVIESAYFASGSVRQTSREIGLRSDASTRFEKGVDPQRVIAAAERAAQLMADIAGGEVLSGSVTVDELDKTPARITVSPDYINNRLGMKISLEEMLSILERLQISTEAVNGKLVIDAPTRRQDLRIEEDIIEEIARMYGYDHIPMTLPVTESIPGGLTSYQAKRRTVRAFLEGAGLYQALSYSLTSKEQAQAYALETAPVTKLLMPMSEDRSILRQSIIPHLLEAATYNVARRTDSVALYETGSVFLGEQEDGLPQEVEHVAAVMTGKWVDHAWQAETKMVDFFVLKGIVEGMMDSLGLVEGLSFEQAQIDGMHPGRTANIFYNGERIGLIGQIHPTEQKKRDLKNTYVMEMNLAKILAIETAELVYTQVPRFPSISRDIALVVSSETSAGKLEHVIRNAGGKLLKTVRLFDLYEGANVEEGKKSVAFSLTYADPERTLTDEEVVKAHDKVLNALTTEAGALLRG, from the coding sequence ATGTTAGTATCTACAAAATGGTTAAGTGACTACGTAAATATAGAAGGTATTGCTGAGGCGGAACTGGCGGAGAAAATTACACGCGCCGGAATTGAAGTCGATTCGATTATTGACCGTTCCCAAGGCATGACTAACGTAGTGGTTGGGTATGTCAAGGAATGTGTGAAACACCCAGAAGCAGATAAATTGAATATTTGTCAGGTGGACGTAGGGGAAGAAGTGACGCAAATTATTTGTGGTGCGGCAAATATTGCAGAAGGACAAAAAGTCATCGTAGCCCGACCTGGTGCTGTGCTGCCAGGTAACTTTAAAATTAAAAAAGCAAAACTTCGTGGTGAAGAATCGAACGGTATGATTTGTTCACTGCAAGAGCTCGCTGTTGAAGGCAAACTTGTTCCGAAAGCATATGCAGAAGGTATTTATGTACTTCCTGAAACTGCGGTACCTGGAGAAAATGCATTACCGCTTATTGGACTCGACGATATCGTGCTTGAATTTGATTTGACACCGAACCGTTCGGATGCACTAAGCATGCTTGGTGTGGCTTATGAAGTTGGCGCGATTTTATCACAAGGTATTCAATTACCAGAAACTACGTATACGGAATCAGCTGAGAAAGCTGAAGATGTGCTGAAATTGCGTATTGATGCGCTAGCGGACAATCCGATGTACGTAGCGAAAGTCGTGAAAAACGTCAAAATTGCTGAATCCCCATTATGGTTACAAAACCGTTTGATGGCAGCCGGCGTACGTCCGCATAATAACGTCGTCGATATTACGAACTACGTATTGATGGAATATGGTCAGCCACTTCATGCGTTCGACTACGACCGTCTTGGAACGGGAGAAATCGTTGTTCGTCTTGCTGAAGAGGGAGAAAAGATTACGACGCTGGATGAAACAGAGCGGACGTTGAAATCACATAACCTTGTCATTACGAATGGTAAAGAGCCTGTTGCGATTGCAGGTGTTATGGGTGGATTAAATTCTGAAGTGCATGATGGTACGACAACAGTTGTCATTGAATCGGCTTATTTTGCATCGGGATCAGTCCGTCAAACATCGAGAGAAATCGGGCTGCGTAGTGACGCGAGCACGCGCTTTGAAAAAGGTGTCGATCCACAACGTGTTATTGCAGCGGCAGAACGTGCAGCTCAGTTGATGGCTGACATCGCAGGTGGCGAAGTGTTAAGTGGTTCAGTGACTGTGGATGAACTCGATAAGACACCAGCACGCATTACAGTTTCACCAGATTATATTAATAATCGTCTTGGTATGAAAATCTCTTTAGAAGAAATGCTGTCTATTTTAGAGAGACTGCAAATCAGCACAGAGGCTGTCAACGGCAAACTTGTCATTGACGCACCGACGCGCAGGCAGGATCTGCGTATCGAAGAAGATATTATCGAGGAAATTGCACGTATGTATGGCTATGACCATATTCCGATGACACTGCCGGTTACAGAATCAATCCCAGGTGGATTGACATCGTACCAGGCAAAACGCCGTACTGTTAGAGCATTCCTTGAAGGCGCAGGACTGTATCAAGCATTGTCGTATTCATTGACATCGAAAGAGCAGGCGCAAGCTTATGCACTTGAAACGGCACCTGTTACAAAATTGCTGATGCCGATGAGTGAAGACCGCAGTATACTGCGTCAAAGCATCATTCCGCATCTATTGGAAGCGGCGACCTATAATGTAGCACGCCGTACGGACTCAGTTGCGTTGTATGAAACAGGTTCAGTATTCCTTGGGGAGCAGGAAGATGGTTTACCACAGGAAGTCGAGCATGTAGCAGCAGTGATGACGGGTAAATGGGTGGATCATGCATGGCAGGCTGAAACGAAGATGGTTGATTTCTTCGTGCTTAAAGGAATTGTGGAAGGCATGATGGATAGCCTTGGCTTAGTGGAAGGTTTATCATTCGAACAAGCACAAATAGACGGAATGCACCCAGGTCGCACAGCGAATATTTTCTATAATGGCGAACGAATTGGTTTGATTGGCCAAATTCACCCAACAGAACAGAAAAAACGCGACTTGAAAAATACCTATGTGATGGAAATGAATCTTGCAAAAATCCTTGCCATTGAAACGGCTGAATTGGTCTATACACAAGTTCCACGTTTCCCATCGATTTCAAGAGATATTGCACTTGTCGTATCGAGCGAAACATCTGCAGGTAAACTAGAGCATGTCATTCGCAATGCGGGCGGCAAATTGTTGAAAACAGTTCGGTTGTTTGACTTATACGAAGGAGCGAACGTAGAGGAAGGCAAGAAATCTGTTGCATTCTCGCTGACGTACGCAGATCCAGAGCGCACATTGACGGACGAAGAAGTCGTCAAAGCGCACGACAAAGTGTTGAACGCATTAACGACAGAAGCAGGAGCATTGCTTCGAGGGTAA
- the pheS gene encoding phenylalanine--tRNA ligase subunit alpha, with amino-acid sequence MEQQLQELRERALAKIKEATNLKDLNEVRVAYLGKKGPITDLLKGMGKLPAEERPKMGALVNVIREAVTEVLEDRMAKLEEQAINEQLANESIDVTLPGRPAPTGNHHPLTRVVEEIEDFFISMGYEIAEGPEVEKDYYNFEALNLPKGHPARDMQDSFYISEDILLRTHTSPVQARTMEAKGGAPIKIICPGKVYRRDSDDATHSHQFTQIEGLVIGEDIRMSDLKGTLSLFSKKMFGDEREIRLRPSFFPFTEPSVEMDISCFKCGGDGCNVCKKTGWIEILGAGMVHPNVLKMAGYDPSVVSGFAFGMGPERIAMLKYGVEDIRHFYTNDVRFVSQFHRTEA; translated from the coding sequence ATGGAACAACAGTTACAAGAGTTAAGAGAACGTGCACTTGCTAAAATTAAAGAAGCAACAAATTTGAAAGATTTAAACGAAGTCCGCGTTGCTTACTTAGGGAAAAAAGGGCCGATTACCGACCTGCTAAAAGGCATGGGGAAATTACCGGCTGAGGAACGTCCGAAAATGGGGGCGCTTGTCAATGTCATTCGTGAAGCAGTTACTGAGGTGCTGGAAGATCGTATGGCGAAACTTGAGGAACAAGCGATCAACGAACAGCTTGCTAACGAATCGATTGACGTGACATTGCCAGGACGTCCTGCGCCCACAGGGAATCATCATCCACTAACACGTGTCGTTGAAGAAATCGAGGACTTCTTCATCAGCATGGGCTATGAAATTGCAGAAGGTCCTGAAGTCGAAAAAGATTATTACAACTTTGAAGCGCTGAACTTGCCGAAAGGGCATCCAGCACGTGATATGCAGGATTCTTTCTATATTTCAGAAGATATTCTTCTTCGTACGCACACATCACCTGTTCAAGCGCGAACGATGGAAGCGAAGGGCGGCGCACCAATTAAAATCATTTGCCCGGGGAAAGTGTATCGTCGTGATAGCGATGATGCGACACATTCGCATCAATTCACGCAAATTGAAGGGCTTGTTATCGGTGAAGATATTCGCATGAGTGATTTAAAAGGGACGCTATCTCTATTCTCGAAAAAAATGTTTGGCGATGAGCGTGAAATTCGTTTACGTCCGAGCTTCTTCCCGTTCACTGAGCCATCTGTTGAGATGGACATTTCATGCTTTAAATGTGGTGGAGACGGCTGTAATGTATGTAAAAAGACGGGCTGGATTGAAATTTTGGGTGCCGGTATGGTACACCCGAACGTGCTGAAAATGGCTGGTTATGATCCATCTGTCGTATCAGGCTTTGCTTTCGGTATGGGACCTGAACGGATTGCAATGTTGAAATATGGTGTGGAAGATATTCGTCATTTCTATACGAATGACGTGCGTTTTGTATCACAATTCCACCGGACGGAAGCTTAA
- a CDS encoding TrmH family RNA methyltransferase, with protein sequence MKRIESPQNSLVKHWKKLVTTRKERDKTEEFLVEGFHLVEEALKKDGAILALIIRDGVEFPTDWSTEGVHIVEVNSAVAKEISETEHSQGVYAHCRQPKHAEEDFISWKKLLLVDAVQDPGNVGTMIRTADAAGMDAVILGKGSADPYNPKTVRSAQGSHFNIPVVRGDLMEWATKSKQVGIKVLGTGLQNAVNHSDIEPQTEFALIMGNEGSGVEPELLALADATVKIPMYGKAESLNVAVATGILLYSYSRD encoded by the coding sequence ATGAAACGCATTGAATCCCCACAAAACTCACTTGTGAAACATTGGAAAAAACTTGTGACAACACGAAAAGAACGCGACAAAACAGAGGAATTTCTCGTAGAAGGCTTCCATCTTGTTGAAGAAGCATTAAAAAAAGACGGAGCGATACTTGCATTGATCATCCGAGATGGCGTTGAATTTCCTACAGATTGGTCAACAGAAGGTGTACATATTGTTGAAGTAAACAGTGCGGTTGCGAAAGAAATTTCAGAAACAGAACATTCACAAGGCGTCTATGCGCATTGCCGACAGCCTAAACATGCTGAAGAAGATTTCATATCATGGAAAAAACTATTGCTAGTTGACGCAGTCCAAGATCCAGGCAATGTAGGCACGATGATTCGTACAGCGGACGCTGCGGGAATGGATGCGGTCATTCTTGGCAAGGGCTCAGCTGATCCATATAATCCAAAAACAGTTCGCTCCGCGCAAGGTTCTCACTTCAATATCCCTGTCGTCAGAGGCGATTTGATGGAATGGGCGACAAAGTCAAAACAAGTGGGCATTAAGGTACTTGGCACAGGGCTACAAAATGCAGTCAATCATTCCGATATTGAACCGCAAACGGAATTCGCTTTGATTATGGGCAATGAGGGTAGCGGTGTTGAACCTGAATTATTGGCATTGGCAGATGCAACGGTAAAAATTCCGATGTACGGCAAAGCTGAGTCCCTAAATGTGGCAGTCGCAACAGGAATCCTGCTGTATTCGTATTCGAGGGATTAA
- the sspI gene encoding small acid-soluble spore protein SspI, translating to MDFQIRDAITANMKNNSAEDVRNVVEDAIKRGEEHLLPGLGVFFEKLWNSSGEQEKSKMAGELAQVFAAS from the coding sequence ATGGATTTTCAAATACGAGACGCAATTACGGCCAACATGAAAAATAATTCAGCGGAAGATGTCCGTAATGTCGTCGAAGATGCCATCAAACGAGGCGAAGAGCATCTATTACCAGGACTCGGCGTCTTTTTCGAAAAGCTGTGGAATAGTTCAGGCGAACAGGAAAAGTCAAAAATGGCCGGAGAGTTAGCTCAAGTATTTGCAGCGAGTTGA
- a CDS encoding small multi-drug export protein, with the protein MVEYFLVFLGAAIPWLEIALVIPLGIIRGLSPFWVMTLAFVGNMFTVLILIIAFQKVQAWMESRKQKSGKGDSKRTERGKRIWNKYGMPGLALLGPILIGTHIAAFIGLLFGASKVNTTIWMTISIALWTLVFGIATSMGFDFFIQQESVVPE; encoded by the coding sequence ATGGTTGAATATTTTTTAGTGTTTTTGGGTGCAGCGATTCCATGGTTGGAAATTGCGCTTGTTATCCCTTTAGGTATCATTAGAGGGTTGTCGCCGTTTTGGGTTATGACTCTTGCATTTGTTGGTAATATGTTTACGGTGCTGATTCTCATTATTGCCTTTCAAAAAGTGCAAGCTTGGATGGAGTCACGGAAGCAGAAGAGTGGAAAAGGGGACTCCAAGCGAACTGAACGAGGTAAACGGATTTGGAATAAATATGGGATGCCAGGACTTGCGCTACTTGGTCCGATTTTAATAGGAACGCATATTGCGGCCTTCATTGGGTTATTATTTGGAGCAAGTAAAGTGAATACAACCATTTGGATGACGATTAGTATTGCTTTATGGACACTTGTCTTTGGCATTGCGACGTCGATGGGCTTTGATTTCTTTATTCAACAAGAGAGCGTGGTTCCTGAGTGA
- a CDS encoding helix-turn-helix transcriptional regulator, which produces MLKNRLKELRARHDFTQIELAKRVGVTRQTIGFIEKGEFSPSVTLSLKLARALDCDINELFWLEGEE; this is translated from the coding sequence ATGTTAAAGAATCGGCTGAAGGAATTGCGAGCACGACATGACTTCACACAAATTGAATTAGCTAAACGCGTTGGCGTGACACGGCAGACCATTGGCTTCATTGAAAAAGGAGAGTTTTCACCGTCTGTGACACTGTCATTGAAACTGGCTCGTGCGTTGGACTGTGATATTAACGAATTATTTTGGTTAGAAGGGGAGGAATGA
- a CDS encoding IS701 family transposase gives MSSLSHHQQIEEGFQTWNLPFYFSKPVVRHLLHFIDGMSSIGFTGKLTEIHALSHHAKHRTTLGHFLQHSPWNESFLLRQSKKHVLRNMKKDEPTFLLLDDTISQKTKPSSQATSPIQATGFHFSHTDGKSVWGHQVVQLMMANQQTAFPFDFRLFCKEQDQSKIDLSLEMIRQVPTFNHPTYLLCDSWYTSKTIIEAAFCKGIHTIGAMKTNRILYPKGIRIQAKQFATHIQPTETNFVTIGQETYRVYRYEGALNDLANGIVLLCWPSDDETLDPKNIRCFLSTDVELTNEQILTYYGYRWRIETYFQQVKGHLGFQGYQVRSRKAIQRFWILVQFAYLFLSDIYGKSFTQTIHLVRKNKFASIIEFVHNSTKHGASLEQIKNELQVA, from the coding sequence ATGTCTAGCTTATCACACCACCAACAAATTGAGGAAGGATTTCAAACCTGGAACTTACCCTTTTATTTTTCGAAACCTGTAGTACGTCATCTCCTCCATTTTATAGACGGTATGTCTAGTATCGGTTTCACGGGAAAGTTAACGGAAATCCATGCACTCAGTCATCATGCAAAACATCGCACCACACTCGGTCATTTTTTACAACATAGCCCGTGGAATGAGTCTTTTCTTCTACGACAATCAAAAAAACATGTTTTACGAAATATGAAAAAAGACGAGCCGACATTTTTATTGCTCGATGACACCATCTCCCAAAAGACAAAGCCTTCGTCACAGGCAACGTCACCTATACAAGCCACCGGCTTTCATTTTTCGCATACAGACGGAAAAAGCGTCTGGGGACATCAAGTTGTGCAATTAATGATGGCTAATCAACAAACTGCTTTCCCTTTTGACTTCCGTTTATTTTGCAAGGAACAAGACCAGAGTAAAATTGACTTATCCCTTGAAATGATTCGGCAAGTTCCAACTTTTAATCACCCAACATATTTACTTTGCGATAGCTGGTACACCTCGAAAACCATTATTGAAGCAGCTTTTTGTAAGGGGATACATACCATTGGTGCCATGAAAACCAATCGTATTTTGTATCCAAAGGGCATACGGATTCAAGCCAAACAATTCGCCACTCACATTCAACCAACAGAAACCAATTTCGTGACAATTGGGCAGGAAACCTATCGTGTGTACAGATATGAAGGTGCACTCAACGATTTGGCAAATGGCATAGTTTTACTTTGTTGGCCATCCGATGACGAAACATTGGATCCGAAAAACATACGTTGCTTTTTAAGTACAGATGTCGAATTAACAAATGAACAGATTTTAACCTATTACGGCTATCGCTGGCGAATCGAAACTTATTTTCAACAGGTCAAGGGACATCTGGGTTTTCAAGGGTATCAAGTGCGAAGTCGGAAAGCGATTCAACGTTTTTGGATACTTGTACAATTTGCGTATTTATTTTTAAGTGATATTTATGGAAAAAGCTTTACACAAACTATCCATCTTGTTCGAAAGAACAAATTCGCGAGCATCATTGAGTTTGTGCACAACTCAACCAAACATGGTGCTTCACTTGAGCAAATCAAAAACGAGCTACAAGTAGCCTAA
- a CDS encoding IS91 family transposase, with protein MGRDNEGVIKKILKDHFVGFWYLHEHLFPESYREDIKETVLKTIKCGSSDLGYAKYECLGCEGNPRPVFVCFTCKSRFCNKCGKKYTDDWSDKQQELILNVPHRHMVFTVPQELRNIFFQDRKKLNELSQQVAQVFQFYYQRKSKKRQLQTGIITVIHTFGRDLKFNPHIHALVTEGAIDNRNEWSPSEYIPYEYLRKSWQKVLLDLVKKWFSDDQRAQDLVNDLYSRYPKGFYVNAEKKMQNAKGAAKYIGRYLARPAIAEYRIEEYDGKMVTYWYEDHKTGKRVDVKQSAYRFLYNILQHIPPKHFRMVGRFGLYSRTKHKKAKQVLTLYAFMRTRQLSLLLERKQKKKTYRQRMIEAFNRDPFLCPHCHREMDLVEIWHADYGFLYHYMEGMEIIKIRGESANDRKQRTG; from the coding sequence ATGGGCCGAGATAATGAAGGAGTCATCAAGAAAATATTGAAAGATCATTTCGTGGGATTTTGGTATTTACACGAGCACTTATTTCCGGAATCTTATCGAGAGGATATCAAGGAAACAGTTCTAAAAACAATCAAATGCGGGTCTTCTGATTTGGGGTATGCTAAATATGAATGTTTAGGATGCGAAGGGAACCCAAGGCCTGTATTCGTTTGTTTCACATGTAAAAGTCGTTTTTGTAATAAGTGCGGGAAAAAATATACGGATGATTGGTCCGATAAACAGCAGGAACTGATATTGAATGTTCCACATCGTCATATGGTTTTTACAGTTCCACAGGAACTTAGAAACATCTTTTTTCAAGATCGTAAAAAGTTGAATGAACTGAGTCAACAGGTAGCTCAGGTTTTTCAATTTTATTACCAACGGAAAAGTAAGAAGCGTCAGTTACAAACAGGTATTATTACGGTAATCCATACCTTTGGTAGGGATTTGAAATTCAATCCTCATATACATGCTTTAGTGACAGAAGGTGCAATTGATAATCGGAACGAATGGAGTCCAAGCGAATATATTCCGTATGAATACTTGAGGAAATCTTGGCAGAAAGTACTTCTTGATTTGGTGAAAAAGTGGTTTTCTGATGATCAAAGAGCACAGGATTTAGTAAATGACTTGTACAGTCGTTATCCGAAGGGCTTTTATGTAAATGCGGAAAAGAAAATGCAAAATGCAAAAGGAGCTGCCAAATACATCGGTAGATACTTGGCTAGACCTGCAATTGCTGAATATCGCATAGAAGAATATGACGGTAAGATGGTCACGTATTGGTATGAGGATCACAAAACAGGAAAAAGAGTAGATGTGAAACAGTCTGCGTATAGATTTCTATATAATATTTTACAGCACATCCCACCCAAACACTTTAGAATGGTGGGTCGTTTTGGGTTGTATAGCAGAACGAAACATAAAAAGGCAAAACAAGTTTTGACCCTTTATGCGTTCATGCGCACAAGACAATTATCATTACTGTTGGAGAGGAAACAAAAAAAGAAAACGTATCGACAGCGTATGATTGAGGCCTTTAATCGTGATCCTTTCCTGTGCCCACATTGCCATCGTGAGATGGATTTAGTGGAAATCTGGCATGCTGACTATGGATTTTTGTATCATTACATGGAGGGGATGGAGATTATCAAAATACGAGGAGAATCAGCAAATGACAGGAAACAAAGAACGGGATGA
- the argF gene encoding ornithine carbamoyltransferase — protein sequence MMKVEEKNNDIANGLKGKDLLSLLDYTSEEVAYLLDYANDMKKEMLAGNMPPILAGKTLGMIFEKHSTRTRISFEVGMIQLGGHAMFMNARDLQIGRGESVYDTGHVLSEYLDGVMIRANSHEMVKELAEHTSVPVINGLTDIFHPCQALADLLTILEVKGSLAGKKIAYIGDGNNVAHSLIIAAAHMGMHAAVATPVGFEYNADLLVKAQELAAKNGGSVVTTTNPVEAVTDADVVYTDVWTSMGQEEEAAARLEAFKDFQINDALVAHAKEDYMFLHCLPAHREEEVATSVIDGPNSYVFQQAGNRLHAQKAVLANVL from the coding sequence ATGATGAAAGTTGAAGAGAAAAATAATGATATTGCAAATGGATTGAAGGGGAAGGACCTACTATCCCTTCTTGATTATACAAGTGAAGAAGTTGCCTATTTATTAGATTATGCAAATGACATGAAAAAGGAAATGCTTGCGGGCAATATGCCACCTATTTTAGCTGGCAAGACACTCGGAATGATTTTTGAAAAGCATTCAACGCGTACACGTATCTCATTTGAAGTTGGAATGATTCAACTTGGGGGCCATGCGATGTTTATGAATGCGCGTGACTTACAAATCGGACGCGGGGAGTCGGTGTATGATACAGGGCATGTATTGTCAGAGTATTTGGATGGCGTTATGATTCGTGCGAATTCACATGAAATGGTCAAAGAATTGGCGGAGCATACATCGGTACCAGTCATTAACGGTTTAACAGATATTTTTCATCCATGTCAGGCGTTGGCAGACTTGTTGACGATTTTGGAAGTGAAAGGATCGCTAGCGGGCAAGAAGATTGCCTACATTGGGGACGGTAACAATGTAGCGCACTCGCTTATCATCGCCGCAGCACATATGGGTATGCATGCAGCGGTTGCGACGCCAGTAGGGTTTGAATATAACGCAGATCTTCTGGTCAAAGCGCAGGAGTTAGCTGCTAAGAACGGCGGTAGTGTTGTGACAACAACGAACCCGGTTGAAGCGGTAACTGATGCAGATGTCGTTTATACAGACGTCTGGACGAGTATGGGCCAAGAAGAAGAGGCGGCAGCGCGTCTTGAAGCGTTTAAAGATTTCCAAATCAATGATGCATTGGTTGCACATGCGAAAGAGGATTACATGTTCTTGCACTGTCTGCCGGCACATCGTGAGGAAGAAGTGGCGACGTCTGTTATTGATGGACCGAATTCATACGTCTTCCAACAAGCGGGGAATCGTCTGCACGCACAGAAAGCTGTTTTGGCTAATGTGTTGTAA